In Thermococcus thioreducens, a genomic segment contains:
- a CDS encoding metallophosphoesterase — MLIGIMSDTHDNLPAISKAVELFNGRDVELVIHAGDYVAPFVARELKKLKAPLKGVFGNNDGERKGLYEALGIYDEILEIEADGMKIAVTHGTDERIVRALARSRLYDVVIVGHTHRYEIREEGRTILVNPGEVCGYVSGVRSVALLDTRKREVQIVNLDTGGLLGAMSL; from the coding sequence ATGCTGATAGGTATAATGAGCGATACCCATGACAACCTGCCGGCCATCTCCAAGGCGGTTGAGCTGTTCAACGGGAGGGACGTTGAGCTTGTAATCCACGCGGGTGACTACGTTGCCCCGTTCGTGGCCAGGGAACTCAAGAAGCTCAAGGCACCGCTCAAGGGTGTCTTCGGCAACAACGACGGCGAAAGGAAGGGTCTCTACGAGGCGCTGGGGATCTACGATGAGATACTGGAAATCGAGGCTGACGGCATGAAGATAGCGGTAACTCATGGCACCGATGAGCGCATCGTCCGTGCACTGGCCAGAAGCAGGCTCTACGACGTTGTCATAGTCGGCCACACCCACCGCTACGAGATACGCGAGGAGGGAAGGACCATACTCGTCAACCCCGGCGAGGTCTGCGGCTACGTCAGCGGCGTGAGGAGCGTTGCCCTCCTGGACACCCGGAAGAGGGAGGTGCAGATAGTCAACCTCGACACCGGTGGGCTCCTGGGTGCAATGAGTCTCTAA
- the rtcA gene encoding RNA 3'-terminal phosphate cyclase, whose amino-acid sequence MEWVEIDGSYGEGGGQILRTAVALSVITGKAVRIRNIRANRPNPGLRPQHLHGILALKELSNARVKGAQVGSTVLEFIPGKAEPKHIRVPIKTAGSVTLVLQALIPVMAFIGGSFEITGGTDVPWSPPVDYLKNVTLFALGKMGLKAELEIKRRGHYPKGGGLVVGKVEPWEERKPLVALAWKKVERFAGISHATNLPAHVAERQAKAAKERLKELYSVPVEIETEVSRSLGLGSGIVVWAETDSLRLAGDALGKRGKPAEVVGKEAAEELIEQLTPGKAVDKFLGDQLIPFLAFTGGEIGVAEITNHLVTNVWVVERFLGRIFEIEGEIGEPGVVRVVRKAEL is encoded by the coding sequence ATGGAGTGGGTTGAGATAGACGGCTCATACGGTGAAGGCGGAGGACAGATACTTCGAACTGCCGTAGCTCTCTCGGTCATCACGGGAAAAGCGGTGAGGATACGCAACATTCGCGCCAACAGGCCGAACCCCGGTCTAAGGCCCCAGCACCTCCACGGGATTCTGGCTTTGAAGGAGCTGAGCAATGCGAGGGTTAAAGGGGCTCAAGTCGGCTCGACGGTTCTTGAGTTCATACCCGGAAAGGCCGAGCCAAAGCACATCCGCGTTCCCATAAAGACGGCCGGGAGCGTCACGCTGGTCCTTCAGGCTCTAATTCCGGTGATGGCCTTCATTGGGGGAAGCTTTGAGATAACCGGCGGAACCGACGTCCCCTGGAGCCCACCGGTTGATTACCTGAAGAACGTAACGCTCTTTGCCCTCGGGAAGATGGGCCTCAAAGCGGAACTCGAAATCAAGCGCAGGGGGCACTATCCGAAGGGCGGCGGACTGGTGGTCGGAAAGGTAGAGCCCTGGGAGGAGAGAAAACCGCTCGTGGCCCTTGCATGGAAAAAGGTGGAGCGCTTCGCCGGGATAAGCCACGCCACCAATTTGCCGGCCCACGTGGCGGAGAGGCAGGCAAAGGCCGCTAAAGAACGACTTAAGGAGCTTTACAGCGTCCCCGTGGAGATAGAGACGGAAGTATCGCGCTCCCTCGGCCTGGGAAGCGGCATCGTCGTCTGGGCCGAGACCGATTCGCTCAGGCTCGCCGGAGATGCCCTCGGCAAGCGCGGAAAGCCCGCTGAAGTGGTAGGCAAGGAGGCGGCAGAAGAGCTGATAGAACAGCTTACACCGGGAAAAGCCGTTGATAAGTTCCTCGGCGACCAGCTGATACCCTTCTTGGCCTTCACCGGCGGGGAGATTGGGGTGGCGGAGATAACCAACCACCTCGTTACCAACGTCTGGGTCGTGGAGCGGTTCCTCGGCAGGATCTTTGAGATAGAAGGAGAAATCGGGGAGCCGGGGGTTGTGAGGGTGGTTAGAAAGGCAGAGCTGTAG
- a CDS encoding type II toxin-antitoxin system VapC family toxin has translation MGEGFLIDTNILIYYLADAIPKEELPKVEEILRKSFNVSIITKIEFLGWKGHTPEGFEKSKEFISFAHVIPLTDEIADIAIELRRKVKVKLPDAVIAATALRHNLTLVTRNVRDFENVEGLRIYNHSKGLIWGVSSPLPSSFRVRRPWLWPLSS, from the coding sequence ATGGGAGAGGGTTTTCTGATCGACACGAACATTTTAATCTATTATCTCGCCGACGCCATTCCTAAGGAGGAGCTCCCTAAGGTAGAGGAAATCCTTCGGAAGAGCTTTAACGTCTCCATCATCACCAAGATAGAGTTCCTCGGCTGGAAAGGCCACACTCCGGAGGGCTTTGAGAAATCTAAGGAGTTCATAAGCTTCGCGCACGTCATACCTCTCACCGATGAGATAGCAGATATTGCCATCGAACTCCGGAGAAAGGTTAAAGTAAAGCTCCCCGATGCTGTTATAGCAGCCACTGCATTGAGGCACAACCTCACGCTTGTTACAAGGAACGTTAGGGATTTTGAGAATGTGGAGGGGCTGAGGATATACAACCATTCGAAAGGGTTGATATGGGGGGTTAGCTCTCCTTTGCCTTCTTCATTCCGAGTTCGACGCCCTTGGCTATGGCCTCTTTCATCATGA
- a CDS encoding UPF0175 family protein: MGKKVVVELPGMVKIPDEEIEKRVKVELALRLYEKGILSFGQARRLAGVSKWEFIELLAKEGAGITYDEEELENDLSALEGLS; this comes from the coding sequence ATGGGGAAGAAAGTAGTCGTCGAGCTTCCGGGAATGGTGAAGATACCCGACGAGGAAATCGAGAAGAGAGTTAAGGTTGAGCTTGCACTCCGGCTGTACGAAAAGGGCATACTCTCCTTTGGGCAGGCGAGAAGGCTCGCTGGAGTGAGCAAGTGGGAGTTCATTGAACTCCTCGCAAAAGAAGGTGCGGGGATTACCTACGACGAGGAGGAGCTTGAAAACGATTTGAGTGCTCTGGAGGGACTCTCGTGA
- a CDS encoding DUF3368 domain-containing protein → MRVAVNSSPLIFLAKLKLLNILKELFDEVYITDAVYQETVVEGAGHEEAIDIENAGFLKRASVGNQRVVKFLLEMIDHGEAETIAFAIENDVDLVVLDDKDARKVARGFGLRVTGTLGLLLLARRKGLIDAIEPYIEELRKNGFRISDEVVRKILESAGEL, encoded by the coding sequence GTGAGGGTTGCTGTGAACTCGTCTCCCCTCATCTTCCTCGCCAAGCTGAAGTTGCTCAATATCCTGAAAGAGCTTTTCGATGAGGTCTACATCACCGACGCCGTTTATCAAGAGACGGTTGTAGAAGGCGCTGGACATGAGGAGGCGATTGACATCGAAAACGCAGGTTTTCTGAAGAGGGCTTCAGTTGGAAACCAGAGGGTCGTCAAGTTCCTGCTTGAGATGATTGACCACGGTGAGGCCGAGACGATAGCCTTTGCCATTGAAAACGACGTTGATTTGGTCGTTCTCGACGACAAGGACGCGAGAAAAGTCGCGAGGGGCTTTGGGTTGAGGGTGACGGGAACCCTCGGGCTGCTTCTCCTTGCCAGAAGAAAGGGGCTGATTGATGCTATTGAACCTTACATCGAGGAACTCAGGAAGAACGGCTTTAGAATCTCTGATGAAGTCGTGCGGAAAATACTGGAAAGCGCTGGAGAGCTTTAG
- a CDS encoding UPF0175 family protein, producing MEIVIPDDVLVSIKLPRAEMERELKLELALILYSKGALSLGKAARLAGLTKREFLEELARRKIPRHYTERELEENLEFARG from the coding sequence ATGGAGATAGTCATACCCGATGACGTCCTTGTGTCCATCAAGCTTCCCAGGGCAGAGATGGAGAGGGAGCTGAAGCTTGAGTTAGCATTGATTCTCTACTCGAAGGGTGCTCTATCCCTGGGAAAGGCGGCAAGGTTGGCTGGCCTCACGAAGAGGGAGTTTTTAGAGGAGCTTGCGAGGAGAAAGATCCCAAGGCACTACACCGAGAGAGAGCTTGAGGAGAATCTGGAGTTTGCCCGTGGTTAG
- a CDS encoding DUF3368 domain-containing protein produces the protein MIEGKSSEDAKLIENASWIRVERIRDERLKKSLTIELDEGESEAIVLAIEKGAGILLMDDYDGREIARALGLKTTGTIGILLRAKFEGKIESIKDELDKLKETGFWLSEELYGRILKEVGEL, from the coding sequence ATGATTGAGGGCAAGAGTTCGGAGGATGCGAAACTCATCGAAAACGCCAGCTGGATTCGGGTTGAGAGGATACGCGACGAGAGACTTAAGAAGTCCCTCACGATAGAGCTCGACGAGGGCGAGAGCGAGGCGATAGTCCTGGCGATTGAAAAAGGGGCTGGGATACTTTTGATGGACGACTACGACGGCAGGGAGATTGCCCGGGCTTTAGGGTTAAAAACCACAGGCACAATTGGAATCCTCCTGCGGGCGAAATTTGAGGGGAAGATTGAGAGCATAAAAGATGAGCTCGATAAGCTAAAAGAGACCGGCTTCTGGCTGAGCGAGGAGCTTTACGGGAGAATATTGAAGGAAGTAGGAGAGCTTTAG
- a CDS encoding TatD family hydrolase — MIILDNHFHVDPYKGLFLEAVRQFHRAGGTHLVVVYKTAHDYGFPGLKAEDFTKAMDFHIELVERINKETQVKAYAVVGVHPAEFVYLAEQKGLSYAKNEVMKALEYAQRLCMEGKAIAIGEIGRPHYEVSEEIWEASIELMKYGMALAKEADCAVQLHTESFDEAKFRELGEYVREVGIKPYRVVKHFSPPLVKVAEEVGVFPSIIASKKNIKAAIEQGNRFMMETDYIDDKSRPGAVLGPKTVPKRTKAFLQNGLFTEEDVYKIHVENPRKVYGLELEG, encoded by the coding sequence ATGATAATCCTCGATAATCATTTCCACGTTGACCCATACAAGGGCCTCTTCCTTGAGGCTGTCAGGCAGTTCCACCGCGCCGGAGGAACGCATCTCGTCGTTGTCTATAAGACGGCCCACGACTACGGCTTCCCCGGGCTGAAGGCGGAGGACTTCACGAAGGCGATGGACTTCCACATCGAGCTGGTCGAGAGAATCAACAAAGAAACGCAGGTCAAAGCTTATGCCGTCGTCGGCGTTCACCCTGCGGAGTTCGTCTACCTGGCCGAGCAGAAGGGGTTAAGCTATGCCAAAAACGAAGTCATGAAGGCCCTCGAATACGCCCAGAGGCTCTGCATGGAGGGTAAGGCTATAGCGATAGGCGAAATAGGCAGGCCGCACTACGAGGTGAGCGAAGAAATTTGGGAGGCGAGCATCGAGCTGATGAAGTACGGCATGGCCCTCGCCAAAGAGGCCGACTGCGCGGTCCAGCTTCACACGGAGAGCTTCGACGAGGCCAAGTTCCGCGAGCTTGGGGAGTACGTGAGGGAGGTCGGGATAAAGCCGTACAGAGTGGTTAAGCACTTCTCACCGCCCCTTGTGAAGGTCGCTGAGGAGGTCGGCGTCTTCCCGAGCATCATCGCGAGCAAGAAAAACATCAAGGCGGCCATAGAGCAGGGAAACAGGTTCATGATGGAGACGGACTACATAGACGACAAGAGCCGTCCAGGAGCCGTTTTAGGGCCGAAGACCGTGCCGAAGAGGACTAAAGCATTCCTCCAGAACGGCCTCTTCACCGAGGAGGACGTCTATAAGATACACGTGGAGAACCCGAGGAAGGTTTACGGGCTTGAGCTTGAGGGGTGA
- the pbp11 gene encoding tRNA-binding protein Pbp11, with amino-acid sequence MVDVSILKRLLGRRDYHEVDVVSREPVGKFRVEKILKVLNRQVLVGEVTKGLIYPGYKVKGKSVSPIMKIERNHQRVDFAVAGDRVALMLEHEVPCEEGEELEIYRS; translated from the coding sequence GTGGTGGACGTGAGCATTCTAAAACGCCTTCTCGGGAGAAGAGATTACCATGAAGTCGATGTGGTCTCCAGGGAACCCGTCGGGAAATTTCGTGTTGAAAAGATCCTAAAAGTTCTCAATCGACAGGTTCTTGTGGGGGAAGTCACAAAAGGTCTTATCTACCCCGGCTACAAGGTAAAGGGAAAGTCCGTCAGCCCGATCATGAAGATAGAGAGGAACCATCAGAGGGTTGACTTTGCCGTTGCGGGCGATAGAGTTGCTCTCATGCTCGAGCACGAAGTCCCATGTGAGGAAGGCGAGGAGCTGGAAATCTACCGGTCGTGA
- a CDS encoding DUF257 family protein gives METIKSVVSSKEDLNALIDQLWPGGLTVIKNRAFLGGEFILHAFVYYSKIKGIPLIIEDVFDTLPIYMKHLEIMGVYIDKSDVNVIKVGGIQEYGNILGKIKFENDPNVYQRKIEKKLQEIMSKGRYIHLVLGLERFLTLQNDVHSTYILLSLIRQKLGDPRSINVYLVEPSVLESVNFNPLPMLEDMATSVIELEDDEELIRIKLVKSVFTLLNNKRYIIVSPREILRWWT, from the coding sequence ATGGAGACTATAAAATCCGTAGTAAGTTCCAAAGAGGATTTGAACGCCCTGATAGATCAGCTCTGGCCAGGAGGACTAACAGTAATCAAGAACAGAGCATTTCTCGGAGGGGAGTTTATACTGCACGCCTTTGTTTATTACTCAAAAATAAAAGGTATCCCCTTGATTATCGAGGATGTCTTCGATACCCTTCCAATTTATATGAAACACCTCGAAATAATGGGCGTCTATATCGACAAAAGCGACGTGAATGTCATCAAGGTGGGTGGAATTCAAGAATACGGAAATATCCTGGGCAAGATAAAGTTCGAAAATGACCCCAACGTATATCAGAGAAAAATCGAAAAGAAACTGCAGGAAATAATGTCTAAAGGCAGGTACATACATCTGGTTCTTGGTTTGGAAAGATTTCTGACACTCCAAAACGATGTCCACAGCACGTACATTCTTTTAAGCCTCATAAGACAAAAACTCGGGGATCCAAGGAGTATAAACGTATACCTGGTGGAACCCTCTGTCCTGGAAAGTGTCAACTTCAACCCCCTCCCAATGCTTGAAGATATGGCCACTTCGGTAATAGAGCTGGAAGACGATGAAGAACTAATAAGGATAAAGCTCGTAAAGTCAGTATTCACCCTCCTGAACAACAAGAGATACATCATCGTGTCCCCAAGGGAGATACTTCGGTGGTGGACGTGA
- a CDS encoding DUF257 family protein, with the protein MKWEKATEIIDSILPGETVLLKYRTSYIPEFVLRFFIDYSQEKGIPLLVDDNFDSLHTLAIHAKTLNLPLDLDSVYVLKTGGKYELGNVMAKVPFHPDPRVYLENYEEASKKTLNELRPPIINLVLGVENIFLVIRNPTDVYRIFLAIQRFVGRKERKAFYVINENVIQSLPFNVVPELERIATTVMEMLPYPTGASVRVLKSINPELIGRELRINVGG; encoded by the coding sequence ATGAAGTGGGAGAAAGCCACCGAAATTATAGACTCAATTCTGCCCGGAGAGACTGTCCTGTTAAAATACCGCACATCATACATTCCAGAGTTCGTCCTAAGATTCTTCATTGATTATTCTCAAGAAAAGGGGATTCCCCTACTTGTGGATGACAACTTCGATTCCCTCCACACCCTAGCGATTCATGCCAAAACCCTGAATCTCCCCCTTGACCTCGATAGCGTGTATGTCCTGAAAACCGGGGGGAAATATGAACTTGGAAACGTGATGGCCAAAGTACCCTTTCATCCCGATCCGAGGGTCTACCTTGAAAACTACGAAGAAGCAAGCAAAAAGACCCTTAACGAGCTGCGGCCCCCTATCATAAACCTTGTCCTTGGAGTTGAGAACATCTTCCTTGTGATACGAAACCCCACGGATGTCTATCGCATCTTCCTGGCGATCCAGCGGTTCGTGGGCAGAAAGGAAAGAAAGGCATTCTACGTTATTAATGAAAACGTCATCCAAAGCCTCCCGTTTAACGTAGTACCAGAACTTGAGAGAATAGCGACAACGGTAATGGAGATGCTGCCATATCCAACAGGAGCAAGCGTTAGGGTTCTGAAAAGCATTAATCCTGAGCTGATCGGCAGAGAGCTCAGAATCAATGTCGGGGGGTGA
- a CDS encoding DUF257 family protein, which yields MQPVAKETTFKFIEAAPFGDVILMEDDSPYGTALATYVLVKYARERGLPVYIDDVLDSLALVRKHLRLLDIEEDFSDVRVIKTGGMETFGVVVDRIHLDVEPVFYITRHRKVANATLSSGKHIHIVLGMERLFAFLETRREFYMFIAYLKEFLGNPNRKSFYIVNSPVLSTLRFNPLPELEEIASTVVEIKIKNGTHVVIPKKALFPDIIGKEFPGTPEEIARW from the coding sequence ATGCAGCCGGTGGCAAAGGAGACCACGTTTAAGTTCATAGAGGCCGCCCCCTTCGGGGACGTAATACTGATGGAGGACGACTCACCCTACGGAACAGCGCTGGCCACCTATGTCCTCGTGAAGTATGCCAGGGAGAGAGGTCTGCCTGTTTACATTGACGACGTGTTGGACTCCCTTGCACTCGTGAGGAAGCACCTGAGGTTACTCGACATTGAGGAGGATTTCTCCGACGTAAGGGTGATTAAAACCGGGGGCATGGAGACTTTCGGAGTGGTAGTCGACAGGATACACCTCGATGTCGAACCGGTATTTTATATAACAAGACACAGGAAAGTTGCCAACGCCACACTCTCATCCGGAAAACACATCCATATAGTCCTGGGCATGGAGAGACTGTTTGCGTTCCTTGAGACACGCAGGGAGTTCTACATGTTCATAGCATACCTCAAAGAATTCTTGGGGAACCCCAACAGGAAATCCTTCTACATAGTCAACAGCCCCGTGCTGTCAACGCTGAGGTTCAACCCGCTCCCGGAACTTGAGGAAATCGCCAGCACCGTCGTTGAGATAAAGATAAAAAACGGAACCCACGTTGTCATCCCCAAGAAGGCCCTGTTTCCAGATATAATAGGAAAAGAATTCCCAGGAACCCCCGAGGAAATCGCTAGATGGTAG
- a CDS encoding DUF257 family protein produces MDSIDELLKAIDAVKPGETVLVEYYPSYVPEFATLTLLMYARKKGVPVVIDDNFDALHVIQKHLALWGIHEDFSDVLVIKSDGHVDVGNIVSRINFSDSPDIYVKKYEDVGKKIVSSVGESINIVLGFEKIFAFVHTIREFYLVMTRIQKFLGNPRRAFYLVNKKTAEGLEFNPLPEMERIASTVVEIFPTPASGRIIFKKSPIFELIGRELEIPIGVIVNAAGGKGDHV; encoded by the coding sequence ATGGACAGCATCGATGAACTTTTGAAGGCAATAGACGCCGTAAAGCCCGGGGAAACCGTCCTGGTCGAGTACTACCCATCATACGTTCCGGAGTTCGCGACGCTGACTCTCCTGATGTACGCACGGAAAAAGGGAGTGCCCGTTGTGATAGACGACAACTTTGACGCGCTCCACGTCATACAGAAGCACCTCGCCCTGTGGGGGATTCATGAGGACTTCAGCGATGTTCTGGTAATAAAATCCGACGGGCATGTTGACGTCGGCAATATAGTATCCAGGATAAACTTCAGCGACTCTCCAGACATCTACGTCAAAAAGTATGAAGATGTGGGAAAAAAGATAGTCTCATCCGTGGGCGAATCCATAAACATAGTCCTGGGCTTCGAAAAAATATTCGCCTTTGTCCATACAATCAGGGAGTTCTACCTCGTCATGACGCGGATACAGAAGTTCCTTGGAAACCCAAGGCGGGCCTTCTACCTCGTGAACAAAAAGACCGCCGAGGGGCTGGAGTTCAACCCCCTGCCGGAGATGGAGCGCATAGCCAGCACGGTGGTCGAAATATTTCCCACCCCTGCTTCAGGCAGAATCATCTTCAAAAAAAGCCCCATTTTCGAGCTGATCGGGAGGGAGCTTGAGATTCCAATAGGGGTGATAGTAAATGCAGCCGGTGGCAAAGGAGACCACGTTTAA
- the shyA gene encoding NAD(P)-dependent hydrogenase/sulfhydrogenase 2 subunit alpha — protein sequence MIIEMREFTRVEGNGKAEIVIEDGEVKDVRLQIIEGPRFFELLTLGRHYYDVPDLEARICAICYLSHSVASVIGIERAFGVEVPEEITLLRELGLIGEFLESHSLHLYLLVAPDVFGYPDAIRMATKHGELVKEGLALKAFGNRLRVVVGGREIHGINVKPGGFGRYPTVEELEEIERESEALLRLARRAVRLFAQLDPYGAKAKHFVATDGYLWGEKLISDEPGEFHYTERIEERSLVYSFAKQSRYKGEAFFVGALPRLLLKSEMLTPTARRLFEEHREKLETGYVSYNNLAQAIELVYSLERANEIAKTLLDRGIEGENVPVEPREGEGIGYVEAPRGLLIHHYRIDNSGNIAYSNIITPTALNHAMIEASLLKEARELYGEVDEGRMIGRLEETVRAFDPCISCSVHLVKL from the coding sequence ATGATAATTGAGATGCGGGAATTCACGCGTGTTGAGGGCAACGGCAAAGCCGAGATAGTCATCGAGGACGGCGAGGTAAAGGACGTCAGGCTTCAGATCATCGAAGGGCCGAGATTCTTCGAACTGCTCACCCTGGGGAGACACTACTACGACGTTCCGGACCTTGAAGCGAGGATATGCGCCATCTGCTATTTATCGCACAGCGTTGCCTCAGTCATTGGAATCGAGAGGGCCTTTGGGGTTGAAGTCCCGGAGGAGATAACGCTCCTCAGGGAGCTCGGTCTGATAGGGGAGTTCCTTGAGAGCCACTCACTCCACCTATACCTCCTCGTTGCACCTGACGTCTTCGGCTACCCCGACGCAATAAGGATGGCCACGAAGCACGGCGAACTCGTGAAGGAGGGACTGGCGCTCAAAGCCTTTGGCAACAGGCTCAGGGTAGTGGTGGGCGGCAGGGAGATACACGGCATAAACGTCAAGCCGGGAGGATTTGGGAGGTATCCGACCGTTGAAGAACTGGAGGAAATAGAGAGGGAAAGCGAAGCCCTTCTAAGACTGGCAAGACGTGCCGTGAGGCTCTTCGCACAGTTAGACCCCTACGGGGCAAAAGCGAAACACTTCGTCGCCACCGACGGCTACCTCTGGGGTGAAAAGCTGATATCCGACGAGCCCGGGGAGTTCCACTACACCGAGAGGATAGAGGAGCGCTCCCTCGTTTACAGCTTCGCCAAGCAGAGCCGCTACAAGGGCGAGGCGTTCTTTGTCGGAGCGCTACCGAGGCTTCTCCTGAAGTCGGAGATGCTCACACCCACCGCCAGGAGGCTCTTTGAGGAGCACAGGGAGAAACTGGAAACCGGCTACGTCAGCTACAACAACCTGGCCCAGGCGATAGAGCTTGTGTATTCCCTAGAAAGGGCGAACGAAATAGCAAAGACCCTGCTCGATAGGGGCATCGAAGGGGAAAACGTCCCCGTTGAGCCAAGGGAAGGGGAGGGAATCGGCTACGTCGAGGCCCCGCGGGGGCTGCTCATCCACCACTACAGGATAGACAATAGCGGCAATATCGCTTACTCCAACATCATAACCCCAACCGCGCTGAACCACGCGATGATAGAGGCCAGCCTCCTGAAAGAGGCCAGGGAACTTTACGGAGAAGTCGACGAGGGCAGGATGATAGGGCGCCTTGAGGAGACGGTGAGGGCATTCGACCCTTGCATCTCGTGTTCGGTGCATCTTGTCAAATTGTAA
- the shyD gene encoding NAD(P)-dependent hydrogenase/sulfhydrogenase 2 subunit delta has translation MMDKLKLGVFELTDCGGCALNILFLYEKLFDLLEFYEITEFHMATSLSEGNHYDVALVTGTVSTQRDLNLLKEARNHSEYLIALGTCATHGSVQGSVELPIREKLKAVYGDGGDPMRALDSKPVVEYVAVDFALPGCPYDKEEVYQVLMDIAKGIEPVRKDYPVCLECKLNEYECVLVKRGLPCLGPITYGGCKAVCVRSGLGCIGCRGPLPGEVNPASEYEILKSLGYDDEYIIRKFKTFAGWEP, from the coding sequence ATGATGGACAAGCTCAAGCTGGGGGTTTTCGAGCTTACAGACTGCGGCGGCTGTGCACTAAACATTCTCTTCCTCTACGAGAAGCTCTTCGACCTCCTCGAGTTCTACGAGATAACCGAGTTCCACATGGCGACCAGCCTGAGCGAGGGGAACCACTACGACGTGGCACTCGTAACGGGAACCGTCTCGACCCAGCGCGACCTGAACCTGCTCAAGGAGGCGAGGAACCACTCGGAGTACCTCATAGCCCTGGGGACATGTGCGACCCACGGCTCCGTTCAGGGGAGCGTTGAGCTACCCATCAGAGAGAAGCTGAAGGCAGTTTACGGAGACGGTGGGGACCCGATGCGCGCCCTCGACTCCAAACCGGTCGTCGAATACGTCGCCGTTGATTTCGCCCTCCCCGGATGCCCGTACGACAAGGAGGAAGTCTACCAGGTGCTCATGGACATCGCCAAGGGCATCGAGCCCGTTAGAAAGGACTACCCGGTCTGCCTTGAGTGCAAGCTCAACGAGTACGAGTGTGTGCTGGTGAAGAGAGGCCTTCCCTGCCTCGGCCCGATAACCTACGGCGGCTGCAAAGCCGTCTGCGTGCGCTCCGGCCTTGGGTGCATAGGGTGCAGAGGCCCGCTACCCGGAGAGGTGAACCCGGCCAGCGAGTACGAGATACTCAAGAGCCTCGGCTACGATGACGAGTACATCATAAGGAAGTTCAAGACCTTTGCGGGGTGGGAGCCATGA
- the shyC gene encoding NAD(P)-dependent hydrogenase/sulfhydrogenase 2 subunit gamma — MSENPYQTYDARILEVKDLTSREKLFTLRFLDPEVGEKFEFRPGQFVIVDIRGFGEFPISICSSPTRKGYLQLCIRKAGRMTKFIHKMKEGDIIGIRGPYGNGFPMEEMEGSNLILVAGGLGMAPLRSVLWYAIDTGKYEHIWLLYGTKAYEDILFRDEIIHLLKHGEAMNCSVKLAYEVESPSCIYLERGFSDRVCRGVVTDLFRGEEFDVEKTYALICGPPVMYKFVIRELLDRKLSPGRIYMTLERRMRCGIGKCGHCIVGTSTSIKYVCKDGPVFTYWDALSTRGLI; from the coding sequence ATGAGCGAGAACCCGTACCAGACGTACGACGCAAGGATTCTCGAAGTGAAGGATCTGACATCGAGGGAGAAGCTCTTCACACTACGCTTCCTCGACCCCGAAGTTGGAGAGAAGTTCGAGTTCAGGCCCGGGCAGTTCGTCATCGTTGACATACGCGGTTTCGGAGAGTTCCCGATAAGCATATGCTCGTCCCCAACGAGAAAGGGCTACCTCCAGCTCTGCATTAGAAAAGCCGGCAGAATGACAAAGTTCATACACAAGATGAAGGAGGGCGACATAATAGGGATCCGCGGGCCCTACGGAAACGGCTTCCCCATGGAGGAGATGGAGGGCTCGAACCTTATCCTCGTCGCCGGCGGCCTCGGGATGGCGCCGTTAAGATCCGTGCTCTGGTACGCCATAGACACCGGCAAATACGAACACATCTGGCTCCTCTACGGCACGAAGGCCTATGAGGACATCCTCTTCCGCGACGAGATAATACACCTCCTGAAGCACGGCGAGGCCATGAACTGTAGCGTCAAGCTTGCCTACGAGGTTGAAAGCCCATCGTGCATCTATCTGGAGAGGGGCTTCTCCGACAGGGTGTGCAGGGGTGTCGTCACAGACCTATTCAGGGGAGAGGAGTTCGACGTGGAGAAGACCTATGCCCTCATCTGCGGCCCGCCGGTCATGTACAAGTTCGTGATAAGGGAGCTCCTCGACAGAAAACTCTCACCGGGCAGGATTTACATGACGCTCGAAAGGCGCATGCGCTGTGGGATAGGCAAGTGCGGCCACTGCATCGTCGGAACGAGCACGTCCATCAAGTACGTCTGCAAGGACGGACCGGTCTTCACCTACTGGGATGCTCTCTCCACGAGGGGGTTGATATGA